A stretch of the Enterobacter mori genome encodes the following:
- a CDS encoding amino acid permease yields MNTATNSSVIVNDSPAARRAGMSESEWREAIKFDSTDTGWVIMSIGMAIGAGIVFLPVQVGLMGLWVFLLSSIIGYPAMYLFQRLFINTLAESPECKDYPSVISGYLGKNWGILLGALYFVMLVIWMFVYSTAITNDSASYLHTFGVTEGLLSENPFYGLFLICILVAISSRGEKLLFKVSSLMVLTKLFVVAALGLSMIGLWHLANVGMLPPMGLLIKNAIITLPFTLTSILFIQTLSPMVISYRSREKSVEVARHKALRAMNIAFGVLFVTVFFYAVSFTLAMGHDEAVKAYEQNISALAIAAQFISGDGAGWVKIVSVILNIFAVMTAFFGVYLGFREATQGIVMNILRRKMPVESINERTVQRGIMLFAILLAWSAIVLNAPVLSFTSICSPIFGMVGCLIPAWLVYKVPALHKYKGVSLVIIVITGLLLCVSPFLAFS; encoded by the coding sequence ATGAATACGGCAACAAACAGCAGTGTGATTGTGAATGATTCCCCTGCGGCAAGGCGGGCGGGAATGAGTGAAAGCGAATGGCGAGAGGCAATTAAGTTCGACAGCACCGACACGGGCTGGGTCATCATGAGTATCGGGATGGCTATTGGCGCGGGGATTGTTTTTCTCCCGGTGCAGGTAGGATTAATGGGCCTGTGGGTCTTTTTGCTCTCGTCAATTATTGGTTATCCGGCCATGTACCTGTTCCAGCGCCTGTTTATTAATACGCTGGCGGAATCGCCGGAGTGCAAAGACTACCCGAGCGTCATTAGCGGATATTTAGGCAAAAACTGGGGCATCTTATTAGGTGCGCTCTATTTCGTGATGCTGGTGATCTGGATGTTTGTCTATTCCACGGCCATTACCAACGACAGCGCCTCGTATTTGCACACCTTCGGCGTGACGGAGGGGCTGCTGTCTGAAAATCCGTTCTACGGTTTATTCCTGATATGCATTCTGGTGGCCATTTCGTCGCGCGGTGAAAAGCTGCTGTTTAAAGTTTCCAGCCTGATGGTGCTCACCAAATTGTTTGTTGTTGCGGCACTGGGGCTGTCGATGATTGGCCTCTGGCATTTAGCCAACGTGGGCATGCTGCCGCCGATGGGACTGCTGATTAAAAACGCCATTATTACCCTGCCTTTCACCTTAACCTCCATTCTGTTTATTCAGACCCTGAGTCCGATGGTGATCTCATACCGTTCACGGGAAAAATCCGTCGAGGTAGCGAGACACAAGGCGCTGCGGGCGATGAACATTGCCTTTGGCGTGCTGTTTGTGACGGTCTTCTTCTACGCCGTCTCTTTCACCCTGGCAATGGGACACGATGAGGCGGTTAAAGCCTACGAGCAGAATATTTCTGCCCTGGCAATCGCGGCGCAGTTTATCAGCGGTGACGGTGCGGGCTGGGTCAAAATCGTCAGCGTGATCCTCAATATTTTCGCCGTGATGACCGCGTTCTTCGGCGTCTACCTCGGCTTTCGCGAGGCTACGCAGGGTATCGTGATGAATATCCTGCGTCGCAAAATGCCCGTTGAAAGTATCAATGAGCGAACCGTCCAGCGCGGCATAATGTTGTTTGCCATTCTGCTGGCCTGGAGCGCGATTGTGTTAAACGCGCCGGTGCTGAGCTTCACCTCAATCTGTAGCCCCATCTTCGGCATGGTGGGCTGCCTGATCCCTGCATGGCTGGTCTACAAAGTCCCGGCACTGCATAAATATAAAGGCGTATCGCTGGTGATTATCGTCATCACCGGACTGCTGCTTTGTGTTTCTCCTTTCCTCGCGTTCTCCTGA
- a CDS encoding cupin domain-containing protein, producing MIIVKEIPIKRSYVHASILCVLSFIISPVASYAHSSHNSDGISIETLLETEKSWDGVEYAPYPAGTPQLSVLKITISPNTSLDWHEHPMPNAAYVEKGALTVEKKATGKTRTLQAGEVLPEMVDSAHRGYTGPEGATLVVFYAGKKGLPLSKPVK from the coding sequence ATGATAATTGTAAAGGAAATTCCTATTAAAAGATCTTACGTTCACGCATCTATTCTTTGTGTATTATCTTTTATTATTTCACCAGTGGCATCTTATGCTCACAGCAGTCATAATTCTGATGGGATCAGCATCGAAACGTTACTGGAGACCGAGAAGTCCTGGGATGGAGTGGAATACGCGCCTTATCCAGCAGGTACACCGCAGCTTTCTGTGCTGAAAATCACTATTTCGCCGAATACAAGTCTTGACTGGCATGAACATCCCATGCCGAACGCCGCCTATGTAGAAAAAGGCGCTTTAACCGTTGAAAAAAAGGCAACGGGTAAAACCCGTACTCTGCAGGCGGGAGAGGTGCTACCAGAGATGGTTGATAGTGCACACAGGGGCTACACAGGTCCGGAAGGAGCTACGCTGGTGGTATTCTATGCCGGGAAAAAAGGGCTTCCACTGTCAAAGCCCGTTAAATAA
- a CDS encoding L-cysteine desulfidase family protein, producing the protein MSEQTQTLWNQFIRAVQEEVKPALGCTEPISLALACAIAAENLPGEVTQIEAWVSPNLMKNGLGVTVPGTGMVGLPIAAALGATGGNANAGLEVLKDATAEALIRAKALLEAGRVQVKLQAPCDEILYSRARVHAGGSSATVTIAGGHTRVVEVVCQGETRFSLGEQLTEENTDPLAVLSTSTLSQILEFVEQVPFEAIRFILQAGQLNDALSREGLSGKWGLHIGATLDKQRSRGWMAQDLGSDIVIRTSAASDARMGGATLPAMSNSGSGNQGITATMPVVVVAEHLQAGDERLARALMLSHLSAIYIHYQLPRLSALCAATTAAMGAAAGMAWLMGGSYQTIAMAISSMIGDVSGMICDGASNSCAMKVSTSVSSAWKAVMMALDDSAVTGNEGIVAHDVEQSIVNLCALACRSMQATDRQIIEIMASKV; encoded by the coding sequence ATGTCTGAGCAAACTCAAACTTTATGGAACCAATTTATTCGCGCGGTGCAGGAAGAAGTGAAACCTGCACTTGGGTGTACCGAACCTATTTCTCTGGCGCTGGCCTGTGCGATTGCCGCAGAAAATCTGCCGGGGGAGGTCACGCAGATTGAAGCGTGGGTATCGCCGAACCTGATGAAAAACGGGCTAGGCGTGACGGTGCCAGGCACCGGTATGGTCGGTCTGCCCATTGCAGCAGCGTTGGGCGCGACTGGCGGTAACGCGAACGCCGGACTGGAAGTGTTGAAAGATGCCACCGCCGAGGCGCTAATACGGGCCAAAGCCCTGCTTGAGGCGGGACGGGTGCAGGTCAAACTGCAGGCACCGTGCGATGAGATCCTCTACTCCCGCGCCCGTGTTCATGCCGGGGGTTCCTCGGCAACGGTGACCATCGCCGGTGGACATACGCGGGTGGTGGAGGTGGTTTGCCAGGGCGAAACGCGCTTTTCGCTGGGTGAACAATTGACTGAAGAAAATACCGATCCTCTGGCGGTGCTATCAACCAGCACGCTGTCGCAGATCCTGGAGTTTGTTGAGCAGGTGCCGTTCGAGGCGATCCGCTTTATCCTGCAAGCAGGGCAACTGAACGATGCGCTCTCCCGTGAAGGGCTCAGCGGGAAGTGGGGGCTGCACATTGGCGCAACGCTTGATAAACAGCGCTCGCGCGGATGGATGGCGCAGGATTTGGGCTCAGACATTGTTATCCGTACCAGCGCCGCCTCGGATGCCAGGATGGGCGGCGCGACGCTGCCAGCGATGAGTAACTCAGGCTCCGGGAATCAGGGGATCACCGCCACCATGCCCGTCGTTGTTGTGGCTGAGCATCTTCAGGCCGGTGACGAACGGCTGGCGCGGGCGCTGATGCTGTCGCATCTGTCGGCGATCTATATCCATTATCAGCTTCCGCGCCTGTCAGCACTGTGTGCGGCGACAACGGCTGCGATGGGCGCTGCGGCGGGAATGGCGTGGCTGATGGGTGGCAGTTACCAGACGATTGCGATGGCCATCAGCAGCATGATTGGCGACGTCAGCGGGATGATCTGCGACGGGGCGTCTAACAGCTGCGCCATGAAGGTCTCAACCAGCGTCAGTAGCGCCTGGAAAGCGGTGATGATGGCACTGGATGATTCTGCCGTAACGGGAAACGAGGGAATTGTGGCGCACGACGTGGAGCAGTCGATTGTCAACCTGTGCGCACTGGCGTGCCGTTCAATGCAGGCAACGGACCGGCAGATTATTGAGATTATGGCGAGTAAGGTGTAG
- the tdcB gene encoding bifunctional threonine ammonia-lyase/L-serine ammonia-lyase TdcB: protein MHITYDLPVTIEDIQDARKRLAGKIYKTGMPRSNYLSERCKGEIFLKFENMQRTGSFKIRGAFNKLSSLTDAEKRKGVVACSAGNHAQGVSLSCAMLGIDGKVVMPMGAPKSKVAATRDYSAEVVLHGENFNDTIAKVSEIVEMEGRIFIPPYDDPKVIAGQGTIGLEILEDLYDVDNVIVPVGGGGLIAGIATAIKSINPTINIIGVQSENVHGMAASYQAGEIVNHRVTGTLADGCDVSRPGKLTFEIVRELVDDIVLVSEDDIRNSMIALIQRNKVVTEGAGALACAALLSGKLDHYIQGRKTVCIISGGNIDLSRVSQITGFVDA, encoded by the coding sequence ATGCACATTACTTACGATCTCCCGGTAACGATTGAAGATATTCAGGATGCCAGAAAACGACTGGCAGGAAAAATCTATAAAACCGGTATGCCGCGCTCGAATTATCTGAGCGAACGGTGTAAGGGTGAGATATTCCTGAAATTTGAAAACATGCAGCGTACTGGTTCTTTCAAAATTCGCGGCGCGTTTAATAAGTTAAGCTCACTCACCGATGCTGAAAAACGCAAAGGCGTTGTCGCCTGCTCGGCGGGAAACCACGCGCAGGGTGTGTCCCTCTCCTGCGCCATGCTGGGCATCGACGGCAAAGTGGTGATGCCGATGGGCGCGCCGAAATCCAAGGTTGCCGCCACGCGTGACTACTCCGCCGAAGTGGTGCTGCACGGCGAGAACTTCAACGACACCATCGCTAAGGTCAGCGAAATCGTCGAGATGGAAGGGCGCATTTTTATTCCGCCTTACGATGACCCAAAAGTGATTGCCGGTCAGGGCACCATCGGCCTGGAAATCCTCGAAGATTTATACGACGTGGATAACGTCATTGTGCCTGTCGGCGGCGGCGGATTAATTGCCGGGATTGCTACGGCGATTAAATCCATCAACCCGACCATTAATATTATTGGTGTGCAGTCTGAGAACGTTCACGGTATGGCAGCGTCTTATCAGGCCGGGGAAATCGTCAACCATCGCGTTACCGGAACATTAGCGGACGGCTGCGATGTTTCTCGTCCCGGTAAATTAACCTTCGAAATTGTTCGTGAATTAGTTGACGATATTGTGCTGGTCAGCGAGGACGATATTCGCAACAGCATGATCGCACTCATTCAGCGAAATAAAGTGGTGACGGAAGGTGCTGGCGCGCTGGCCTGCGCAGCGTTATTAAGCGGCAAGCTAGACCACTATATTCAGGGCCGTAAAACCGTCTGCATTATTTCCGGCGGTAATATCGATCTCTCCCGTGTTTCCCAAATTACCGGCTTCGTTGACGCATAA
- a CDS encoding FlxA-like family protein, with product MTAISNGQQLRQAIHAEASPGRNNSASKIKQVEAQIEALTKEIHNYVEGIASGEIDETTEEKERRIAELSQQLAHLYEQLGQLQRQQVEEAQQKKAESTPKQNGEEQIDHIKKITSYIDVYI from the coding sequence ATGACGGCGATCTCAAATGGACAACAACTTAGGCAGGCCATACACGCTGAAGCCAGCCCGGGCAGGAACAATTCAGCATCAAAAATCAAGCAGGTAGAGGCGCAGATCGAGGCCTTAACAAAAGAAATCCATAATTATGTTGAAGGTATTGCCAGTGGTGAGATAGATGAGACTACTGAAGAAAAAGAACGCAGAATAGCAGAGCTTAGTCAGCAGCTAGCACATCTTTATGAACAGCTTGGCCAGCTCCAGAGACAACAAGTTGAAGAAGCACAGCAGAAAAAAGCAGAATCTACACCAAAACAAAACGGAGAAGAACAGATAGATCACATCAAGAAGATAACCAGCTATATTGATGTATATATCTAA
- the pflB gene encoding formate C-acetyltransferase — protein sequence MKVTIDTGVAPYSDAWAGFRGEEWKNAVNVRDFIQHNYTPYEGDEAFLAQATPATTALWQKVMVGIRQENATHAPVDFDTNIATTITAHGPGYIDQELETIVGLQTDKPLKRALHPYGGINMIRSSFEAYGREMDPQFEYLFTELRKTHNQGVFDVYSPEMMRCRKSGVLTGLPDGYGRGRIIGDYRRVALYGIAYLVRERELQFTDLQGRLERGEDLEATIRLREELAEHRRALLQIQQMAANYGFDISRPAMNAQEAVQWVYFAYLAAVKSQNGGAMSLGRTASFLDIYIERDMQAGRLNEVQAQELIDHFIMKIRMVRFLRTPEFDTLFSGDPIWATEVIGGMGLDGRTLVTKNSFRYLHTLHTMGPAPEPNLTILWSEQLPIAFKKYAAQVSIVTSSLQYENDDLMRADFNSDDYAIACCVSPMVIGKQMQFFGARANLAKTLLYAINGGVDEKLKIQVGPKTEPLLDDVLDYDTVMASLDHFMDWLAVQYISALNLIHYMHDKYSYEASLMALHDRDVYRTMACGIAGLSVAADSLSAIKYATVKPVRDHTGLAVDFVIEGDYPQYGNNDDRVDSIACDLVERFMKKIQALPTYRNAVPTQSILTITSNVVYGQKTGNTPDGRRGGTPFAPGANPMHGRDRKGAVASLTSVAKLPFTYAKDGISYTFSIVPQALGKDELVRKTNLVGLLDGYFHHEAAIEGGQHLNVNVMNREMLLDAIAHPENYPNLTIRVSGYAVRFNALTREQQQDVISRTFTQAI from the coding sequence ATGAAAGTTACAATCGATACGGGCGTCGCGCCCTACAGCGACGCATGGGCCGGGTTTCGCGGTGAAGAATGGAAAAACGCCGTCAACGTGCGCGATTTTATTCAGCATAACTACACCCCTTATGAAGGCGATGAAGCTTTCCTCGCGCAGGCGACGCCAGCAACGACGGCGCTGTGGCAGAAGGTGATGGTCGGCATTCGCCAGGAGAATGCCACCCACGCCCCGGTGGATTTTGACACCAACATTGCCACCACCATTACGGCTCACGGGCCGGGCTATATTGACCAGGAGCTGGAGACGATCGTCGGCCTGCAAACCGACAAGCCGCTCAAGCGGGCCCTGCATCCGTACGGCGGGATCAACATGATCCGCAGCTCGTTCGAAGCCTATGGTCGCGAGATGGATCCGCAGTTTGAATACCTGTTTACCGAACTGCGCAAAACCCACAACCAGGGCGTATTTGACGTCTACTCGCCGGAGATGATGCGCTGCCGTAAATCCGGCGTATTGACCGGTCTGCCGGACGGCTACGGGCGCGGGCGCATCATCGGCGACTATCGCCGCGTGGCGCTGTACGGGATCGCTTATCTGGTGCGCGAGCGTGAACTGCAGTTTACCGATCTGCAGGGCAGGCTGGAGCGCGGAGAAGATCTGGAAGCCACGATCCGCCTGCGTGAAGAGCTGGCGGAGCACAGGCGCGCGCTGCTGCAGATCCAGCAGATGGCGGCGAACTACGGCTTCGATATTTCACGTCCGGCGATGAACGCCCAGGAAGCGGTTCAGTGGGTCTACTTTGCTTATCTCGCCGCGGTGAAATCCCAGAACGGCGGGGCGATGTCACTGGGGCGCACGGCGTCGTTCCTTGATATTTACATTGAGCGCGACATGCAGGCCGGGCGGCTGAACGAGGTGCAGGCGCAGGAGCTGATCGACCACTTCATCATGAAGATCCGCATGGTGCGCTTCCTGCGCACGCCGGAGTTCGACACGCTCTTCTCCGGCGATCCGATCTGGGCCACGGAAGTGATCGGCGGCATGGGGCTGGATGGTCGCACGCTGGTGACCAAAAACAGCTTCCGCTATCTGCACACGCTGCACACCATGGGGCCTGCACCGGAGCCAAACCTGACGATCCTCTGGTCTGAGCAGCTGCCGATCGCGTTCAAGAAATACGCCGCGCAGGTGTCGATCGTCACCTCTTCGCTGCAGTATGAGAACGACGATCTGATGCGTGCGGACTTCAACAGCGACGACTACGCCATTGCCTGCTGCGTCAGCCCGATGGTGATCGGCAAGCAGATGCAGTTCTTCGGCGCACGCGCCAACCTCGCCAAAACGCTGCTGTACGCGATCAACGGCGGGGTGGATGAGAAGCTAAAGATCCAGGTCGGCCCTAAAACCGAGCCGCTGCTGGACGACGTGCTGGATTACGACACCGTGATGGCGAGCCTCGATCACTTTATGGACTGGCTGGCGGTGCAGTACATCAGCGCCCTGAATCTCATTCACTACATGCATGATAAGTACAGCTACGAAGCCTCGCTGATGGCTCTGCACGACCGGGACGTCTATCGCACCATGGCCTGCGGCATTGCCGGGCTGTCGGTGGCGGCGGATTCCCTGTCGGCCATCAAATATGCCACGGTGAAACCTGTGCGCGACCATACCGGTCTGGCGGTCGATTTTGTCATCGAAGGGGACTATCCGCAGTACGGCAACAACGATGACCGTGTGGACAGCATCGCCTGCGATCTGGTGGAGCGCTTTATGAAGAAAATTCAGGCGCTGCCAACCTACCGCAACGCGGTGCCAACCCAGTCGATCCTGACCATCACCTCCAACGTGGTTTACGGTCAGAAGACCGGGAACACGCCGGACGGACGCCGCGGCGGCACGCCGTTTGCCCCAGGCGCGAACCCGATGCACGGACGCGACAGAAAAGGGGCGGTGGCCTCGCTAACGTCGGTTGCCAAGCTGCCGTTCACCTATGCGAAAGACGGGATCTCCTACACCTTCTCCATCGTGCCGCAGGCGCTGGGCAAAGATGAGCTGGTGCGTAAAACCAATCTGGTGGGGCTGCTGGACGGGTACTTCCATCACGAAGCGGCTATTGAGGGCGGCCAGCATCTGAACGTCAACGTGATGAACCGTGAGATGCTGCTGGATGCCATTGCGCATCCCGAGAATTACCCGAACCTGACGATCCGCGTTTCAGGCTATGCGGTGCGGTTTAACGCCCTAACGCGCGAGCAGCAGCAGGATGTGATTTCGAGGACGTTTACGCAGGCAATCTGA
- the tdcD gene encoding propionate kinase, which translates to MIEFPVVLVINCGSSSVKFSVLDAAGCDALMTGIADGINTEKAFISVNGGEPVRLAHQDYEGALAAIALELEKRDLMSSVALIGHRIAHGGDLFSESTLITEEVMEQIRQVSPLAPLHNYANLSGVEAAERLFPGVQQVAVFDTSFHQTLPPQAYLYGLPYRYFEALGVRRYGFHGTSHRYVAAQAHSLLGLSPDDSGLVIAHLGNGASICAVRNGESVDTSMGMTPLEGLVMGTRCGDVDFGAMAWIARQTGQSFEDLERVVNKESGLLGISGLSSDLRALEKAWHDGHERAQLAIHTFVHRIARHIAGHAASLHRLDGVVFTGGIGENSVLIRALVVDHLKVFGIILDESKNALPGSVGERVISTESSRAACAVIPTNEEKMIALDALRLGKVTPAAAYA; encoded by the coding sequence ATGATTGAGTTTCCGGTAGTACTGGTTATTAATTGCGGATCGTCCTCTGTTAAGTTTTCTGTGCTGGACGCTGCAGGCTGTGATGCCCTGATGACGGGGATTGCAGACGGGATTAACACCGAGAAGGCCTTTATTTCCGTGAACGGGGGTGAGCCGGTCAGACTGGCTCACCAGGACTACGAAGGGGCGCTGGCTGCCATCGCCCTGGAGCTGGAGAAGCGCGATCTGATGAGCAGCGTGGCCTTAATTGGCCACCGCATTGCGCACGGCGGCGACCTCTTCAGCGAGTCGACCCTGATCACGGAAGAGGTGATGGAGCAGATCCGCCAGGTCTCCCCGCTGGCGCCGCTGCATAACTACGCCAACCTGAGCGGCGTGGAAGCGGCAGAGCGCCTCTTCCCGGGCGTACAGCAGGTGGCGGTATTTGATACCAGCTTCCACCAGACGCTGCCGCCGCAGGCGTATCTGTACGGTCTGCCGTACCGCTACTTTGAAGCGCTGGGCGTACGCCGCTACGGCTTCCACGGCACCTCTCACCGCTATGTGGCCGCGCAGGCACATTCGCTTCTCGGGCTGTCCCCCGATGATAGCGGCCTGGTGATTGCCCATCTCGGCAACGGGGCGTCCATCTGCGCGGTGCGCAACGGCGAAAGCGTCGATACCTCCATGGGGATGACGCCGCTGGAAGGGCTGGTGATGGGGACGCGCTGCGGCGACGTGGACTTCGGCGCGATGGCGTGGATTGCCCGGCAGACCGGGCAGTCGTTTGAGGATCTGGAGCGCGTGGTCAATAAAGAATCCGGGTTGCTGGGGATCTCCGGCCTCTCCTCAGATCTGCGGGCATTAGAGAAAGCCTGGCACGACGGCCACGAGCGGGCGCAGCTGGCTATCCATACCTTCGTCCACCGCATTGCGCGGCACATTGCGGGACACGCGGCGTCGCTGCACCGCCTGGATGGCGTGGTGTTTACCGGCGGGATCGGTGAGAACTCCGTGCTTATCCGCGCGCTGGTGGTGGACCACCTGAAGGTATTCGGCATCATCCTCGACGAGTCCAAAAATGCCCTGCCGGGCAGCGTGGGTGAGCGCGTGATCTCCACCGAGTCGTCCCGCGCGGCCTGCGCGGTTATCCCTACCAACGAAGAAAAAATGATCGCGCTGGACGCCCTCCGTCTTGGAAAGGTTACCCCGGCTGCGGCTTACGCCTGA
- the tdcC gene encoding threonine/serine transporter TdcC, whose protein sequence is MSNTESIIVGQTKTSSWRKSDTTWTLGLFGTAIGAGVLFFPIRAGFGGLIPILLMLVLAFPIAFYCHRALARLCLSGSNVSGNITETVEEHFGKTGGVVITFLYFFAICPLLWIYGVTITNTFMTFWENQLQLPALNRGFVALFLLLLMAFVIWFGKDLMVKVMSFLVFPFIASLVLISLSLIPYWNSAVIDQVNLSDIAFTGHDGILVTVWLGISIMVFSFNFSPIVSSFVVSKREEYEPEFGKEFTEQKCSKIIGRASLLMVAVVMFFAFSCLFTLSPQNMADAKAQNIPVLSYLANHFASMSGSKSTFATVLEYGASIIALVAIFKSFFGHYLGTLEGLNGLILKFGYKGDKKKVSVGKLNTISMVFIMGSTWVVAYANPNILDLIEAMGAPIIASLLCLLPMYAIRKAPALAKYKGRTENIFVTVVGLLTILNIVYKLF, encoded by the coding sequence ATGAGCAACACAGAAAGCATTATCGTTGGCCAGACAAAAACGTCCTCCTGGCGTAAGTCTGATACCACCTGGACGCTTGGCCTGTTTGGTACCGCCATTGGCGCGGGCGTGCTGTTCTTCCCCATTCGCGCAGGCTTTGGTGGCTTGATCCCCATTCTGCTGATGCTGGTTCTCGCCTTCCCGATTGCGTTTTACTGCCACCGGGCGCTGGCGCGCCTGTGTCTGTCCGGGAGCAATGTGTCCGGCAACATCACCGAAACGGTAGAAGAGCACTTCGGTAAGACCGGCGGGGTGGTGATCACTTTCCTCTATTTCTTTGCGATTTGTCCGCTGCTGTGGATTTACGGCGTCACCATTACCAACACTTTCATGACCTTCTGGGAAAACCAGCTCCAGCTGCCCGCGCTGAACCGTGGATTTGTGGCGCTGTTCCTGCTGCTGCTGATGGCCTTTGTTATCTGGTTTGGCAAAGACCTGATGGTGAAGGTAATGAGCTTCCTGGTGTTCCCGTTTATCGCCAGCCTGGTGCTGATTTCCCTGTCGCTGATCCCTTACTGGAACTCTGCGGTGATCGACCAGGTCAATCTGAGCGATATCGCCTTCACCGGTCATGACGGCATTCTGGTCACGGTGTGGCTGGGGATCTCCATCATGGTCTTCTCCTTTAACTTCTCACCGATTGTTTCTTCATTCGTTGTCTCCAAGCGCGAAGAGTACGAGCCGGAGTTCGGGAAAGAGTTTACCGAGCAGAAATGTTCCAAAATCATCGGTCGCGCCAGCCTGCTGATGGTGGCCGTGGTGATGTTCTTCGCCTTCAGCTGCCTGTTCACCCTCTCTCCGCAGAACATGGCGGACGCCAAGGCGCAGAACATTCCGGTGCTCTCTTATCTGGCGAACCATTTCGCCTCGATGTCGGGCAGTAAATCCACGTTCGCCACGGTGCTGGAATACGGCGCGTCCATCATTGCGCTGGTCGCTATCTTCAAATCCTTCTTTGGTCACTACCTCGGCACGCTGGAAGGGCTGAACGGCCTGATCCTGAAGTTCGGCTATAAGGGCGATAAGAAGAAAGTCTCCGTTGGCAAACTGAATACCATCAGCATGGTCTTCATCATGGGCTCCACCTGGGTTGTGGCCTACGCCAACCCGAACATTCTGGACCTTATTGAAGCCATGGGCGCGCCAATCATCGCCTCTCTGCTGTGCCTGCTGCCGATGTACGCCATCCGCAAAGCACCGGCGCTGGCGAAATACAAAGGCCGTACCGAGAACATCTTCGTTACCGTGGTTGGCCTGCTGACCATTCTGAATATCGTTTACAAACTGTTCTAA
- a CDS encoding pirin family protein, which translates to MITTRTAKQCGQADFGWLQARYTFSFGHYFDPKLLGYASLRVLNQEVLAPGASFQPRTYPKVDILNLILEGEAEYRDSEGNHVQAKAGEALLISTQPGISYSEHNLSKDKTLTRMQLWLDACPERENPLVQKIDITDDEQQLIASPDGSKGSLQLRQQVWLHHIELKKGEQASFQLHGPRAYLQSIHGTVHAVTHTEEKEALTCGDGAFIRDEANITLVADSPLRALLIDLPV; encoded by the coding sequence ATGATTACGACAAGAACAGCTAAACAGTGCGGACAAGCCGATTTCGGTTGGCTGCAGGCCCGCTACACCTTTTCCTTTGGACACTACTTTGACCCTAAACTCCTCGGTTACGCTTCACTGCGCGTGTTGAATCAGGAAGTACTCGCCCCGGGCGCCTCCTTCCAGCCGCGTACGTACCCGAAAGTCGATATCCTGAACCTGATCCTGGAAGGCGAGGCAGAATACCGTGATAGCGAGGGCAATCATGTCCAGGCAAAGGCTGGCGAAGCGTTGTTAATTTCCACGCAGCCGGGCATCAGCTACAGCGAGCATAACCTCAGCAAAGACAAAACGCTGACCCGCATGCAGCTGTGGCTGGACGCCTGCCCTGAGCGGGAAAACCCGCTGGTGCAGAAGATAGATATAACGGACGATGAACAGCAGCTGATTGCGTCACCGGATGGCAGTAAAGGCAGTTTGCAACTGCGACAGCAGGTGTGGCTGCACCACATCGAACTGAAGAAAGGTGAACAGGCGAGCTTCCAGCTTCACGGTCCGCGCGCCTATCTGCAATCGATTCACGGTACGGTGCATGCAGTGACGCACACGGAAGAGAAAGAAGCGCTCACCTGCGGTGACGGCGCGTTTATTCGTGATGAAGCGAATATCACCCTGGTGGCGGATTCGCCGCTGCGCGCGCTGCTGATTGATTTGCCGGTGTAA